One Esox lucius isolate fEsoLuc1 chromosome 1, fEsoLuc1.pri, whole genome shotgun sequence genomic region harbors:
- the LOC105012882 gene encoding protein EVI2B isoform X2 translates to MEAYLATVIFLWMLPLGLNVPVKFTPNQHSTNFRSSELTTPSDKNTDGLKVTKESLTSASNVGHHSTVDESQHTHKSAQNPDQVSTKHTVSWSSMHPQNIRTKRKAEERQDRQATTNKDNSIMDMTTKTEETAFTIGIQPVDRSATLTSKNQVRSTAPSLSVISELSTKTAASPKKTQAPNQTATIQTRPALSTPLMLQSNSYTDITQNTQIGVGSETTVTADESPLNTSGGTQPSSDPTQYPVTTRRSTSSRPTDRVPTDRSEMPRYAISTATIQPPTTAMTNPTTHMTSHASSEPAKTTTTAAAKVTDSTAVIITRGQSTPMAPITKQTVAFTTAGKRAPPLSPNGTNRGNHGMVVAVLIGGALVLMMVGIAVILVRKQRQRKVQLQNTSWAGPSPFMDGEFQSRMDNDHSSAVHLRGSNRVSFSGFLSQRLSKRMSLLQETDDQIHMDDLPLGLTFGRESVLDDVKPSNGTAAVDKEKTQTEETQPLSSSSTASLSISPGTNATEPTNEQPPYSSSSPPTSASSGTTATAPTDEVQPLAPLQDVDLKPDKTVPHSFLEVDLPPTSEQTSPPPPENTDLPSPPDAP, encoded by the exons ATGGAGGCATATCTTGCCACAGTGATTTTTCTGTGGATGCTACCACTGGGACTGAATGTCCCTGTGAAATTTACACCAAACCAACACTCTACCAACTTCAGAAGTAGTGAGCTTACTACACCCTCAGACAAAAACACTGATGGCCTAAAAGTGACGAAAGAATCCCTTACCAGTGCATCAAATGTAGGACACCATAGCACTGTAGATGAATcgcagcacacacacaagagTGCACAGAACCCAGACCAAGTGTCGACAAAACACACGGTTAGCTGGTCTTCAATGCACCCACAGAACATTAGGACAAAGAGGAAAGCTGAAGAAAGACAGGATCGTCAAGCAACCACAAACAAAGACAACTCCATCATGGACATGACAACAAAAACAGAGGAAACGGCATTCACTATTGGTATCCAGCCTGTTGATAGGTCAGCTACACTCACCAGCAAGAACCAAGTAAGGTCAACAGCACCATCTCTATCTGTCATTTCTGAGTTGTCCACTAAAACGGCAGCTTCTCCAAAGAAAACCCAGGCACCAAATCAAACAGCAACGATCCAAACGAGACCTGCCCTGTCCACCCCTCTGATGTTGCAGTCCAACAGCTACACAGACATAACCCAAAACACGCAAATTGGTGTTGGATCTGAAACAACAGTCACTGCAGATGAATCCCCTTTGAACACCAGTGGGGGAACTCAGCCGTCCAGCGACCCCACCCAATACCCAGTCACAACCCGGAGATCAACAAGTTCAAGACCCACTGATCGAGTTCCGACAGACCGCTCAGAGATGCCTCGTTACGCCATTTCAACAGCCACAATCCAACCTCCCACAACAGCCATGACAAATCCTACAACCCACATGACTTCACATGCCTCATCTGAGCCTGCAAAGACCACCACCACTGCCGCAGCAAAGGTTACTGACAGTACTGCAGTCATCATTACCAGGGGTCAATCCACACCCATGGCCCCCATTACAAAACAGACTGTTGCCTTCACCACGGCAGGAAAGAGAGCACCGCCTTTGTCACCAAATGGCACAAATAGAGGGAACCATGGCATGGTGGTAGCTGTACTGATTGGCGGGGCGCtggttttgatgatggtgggtATTGCGGTCATCTTAGTGAGGAAGCAGCGACAGCGGAAGGTGCAGCTACAGAACACATCCTGGGCCGGACCGTCCCCGTTTATGGATGGTGAATTCCAGTCTCGCATGGATAATGACCACAGCAGTGCCGTTCACCTGAGGGGCTCCAACCGGGTTTCCTTCTCCGGCTTCCTTTCTCAACGGCTATCCAAGAGGATGTCCCTCCTACAGGAGACCGACGACCAAATTCACATGGATGACCTTCCGTTAGGACTTACGTTTGGGAGGGAGTCGGTTTTGGACGACGTTAAACCAAGCAACGGTACCGCTGCTGTGGATAAAGAAAAGACCCAGACCGAAGAGACACAACCTCTAAGCAGCTCCTCAACTGCTTCTCTCTCAATATCTCCAGGGACCAATGCAACAGAGCCCACTAATGAACAACCTCCATATAGCTCCTCATCTCCCCCAACATCAGCGTCTTCAGGGACTACTGCTACAGCACCCACCGATGAAGTACAGCCTTTGGCTCCCTTACAGGATGTTGACCTGAAGCCAGATA AAACAGTTCCTCACTCATTTCTGGAAGTTGACCTGCCCCCCACCTCAGAGCAGACCAGCCCCCCTCCACCAGAGAACACAGATCTTCCTTCCCCACCTGACGCGCCTTGA
- the LOC105012882 gene encoding protein EVI2B isoform X1, which yields MEAYLATVIFLWMLPLGLNVPVKFTPNQHSTNFRSSELTTPSDKNTDGLKVTKESLTSASNVGHHSTVDESQHTHKSAQNPDQVSTKHTVSWSSMHPQNIRTKRKAEERQDRQATTNKDNSIMDMTTKTEETAFTIGIQPVDRSATLTSKNQVRSTAPSLSVISELSTKTAASPKKTQAPNQTATIQTRPALSTPLMLQSNSYTDITQNTQIGVGSETTVTADESPLNTSGGTQPSSDPTQYPVTTRRSTSSRPTDRVPTDRSEMPRYAISTATIQPPTTAMTNPTTHMTSHASSEPAKTTTTAAAKVTDSTAVIITRGQSTPMAPITKQTVAFTTAGKRAPPLSPNGTNRGNHGMVVAVLIGGALVLMMVGIAVILVRKQRQRKVQLQNTSWAGPSPFMDGEFQSRMDNDHSSAVHLRGSNRVSFSGFLSQRLSKRMSLLQETDDQIHMDDLPLGLTFGRESVLDDVKPSNGTAAVDKEKTQTEETQPLSSSSTASLSISPGTNATEPTNEQPPYSSSSPPTSASSGTTATAPTDEVQPLAPLQDVDLKPDNAHHPSPPPPNSPKTVPHSFLEVDLPPTSEQTSPPPPENTDLPSPPDAP from the coding sequence ATGGAGGCATATCTTGCCACAGTGATTTTTCTGTGGATGCTACCACTGGGACTGAATGTCCCTGTGAAATTTACACCAAACCAACACTCTACCAACTTCAGAAGTAGTGAGCTTACTACACCCTCAGACAAAAACACTGATGGCCTAAAAGTGACGAAAGAATCCCTTACCAGTGCATCAAATGTAGGACACCATAGCACTGTAGATGAATcgcagcacacacacaagagTGCACAGAACCCAGACCAAGTGTCGACAAAACACACGGTTAGCTGGTCTTCAATGCACCCACAGAACATTAGGACAAAGAGGAAAGCTGAAGAAAGACAGGATCGTCAAGCAACCACAAACAAAGACAACTCCATCATGGACATGACAACAAAAACAGAGGAAACGGCATTCACTATTGGTATCCAGCCTGTTGATAGGTCAGCTACACTCACCAGCAAGAACCAAGTAAGGTCAACAGCACCATCTCTATCTGTCATTTCTGAGTTGTCCACTAAAACGGCAGCTTCTCCAAAGAAAACCCAGGCACCAAATCAAACAGCAACGATCCAAACGAGACCTGCCCTGTCCACCCCTCTGATGTTGCAGTCCAACAGCTACACAGACATAACCCAAAACACGCAAATTGGTGTTGGATCTGAAACAACAGTCACTGCAGATGAATCCCCTTTGAACACCAGTGGGGGAACTCAGCCGTCCAGCGACCCCACCCAATACCCAGTCACAACCCGGAGATCAACAAGTTCAAGACCCACTGATCGAGTTCCGACAGACCGCTCAGAGATGCCTCGTTACGCCATTTCAACAGCCACAATCCAACCTCCCACAACAGCCATGACAAATCCTACAACCCACATGACTTCACATGCCTCATCTGAGCCTGCAAAGACCACCACCACTGCCGCAGCAAAGGTTACTGACAGTACTGCAGTCATCATTACCAGGGGTCAATCCACACCCATGGCCCCCATTACAAAACAGACTGTTGCCTTCACCACGGCAGGAAAGAGAGCACCGCCTTTGTCACCAAATGGCACAAATAGAGGGAACCATGGCATGGTGGTAGCTGTACTGATTGGCGGGGCGCtggttttgatgatggtgggtATTGCGGTCATCTTAGTGAGGAAGCAGCGACAGCGGAAGGTGCAGCTACAGAACACATCCTGGGCCGGACCGTCCCCGTTTATGGATGGTGAATTCCAGTCTCGCATGGATAATGACCACAGCAGTGCCGTTCACCTGAGGGGCTCCAACCGGGTTTCCTTCTCCGGCTTCCTTTCTCAACGGCTATCCAAGAGGATGTCCCTCCTACAGGAGACCGACGACCAAATTCACATGGATGACCTTCCGTTAGGACTTACGTTTGGGAGGGAGTCGGTTTTGGACGACGTTAAACCAAGCAACGGTACCGCTGCTGTGGATAAAGAAAAGACCCAGACCGAAGAGACACAACCTCTAAGCAGCTCCTCAACTGCTTCTCTCTCAATATCTCCAGGGACCAATGCAACAGAGCCCACTAATGAACAACCTCCATATAGCTCCTCATCTCCCCCAACATCAGCGTCTTCAGGGACTACTGCTACAGCACCCACCGATGAAGTACAGCCTTTGGCTCCCTTACAGGATGTTGACCTGAAGCCAGATAATGCTCaccatccctctcctcctccaccaaattcACCAAAAACAGTTCCTCACTCATTTCTGGAAGTTGACCTGCCCCCCACCTCAGAGCAGACCAGCCCCCCTCCACCAGAGAACACAGATCTTCCTTCCCCACCTGACGCGCCTTGA
- the omgb gene encoding oligodendrocyte-myelin glycoprotein, whose translation MERIRALITAPRTPLACLLLLLLSGVLGGLVLSICPSVCSCSRGHRVVDCSSRHLTHLPPGLQHNIRFLNLSHNSLGGLDGQLSHYAHLRTLDLSYNLLGRFPSGLPRALWDIRAAGNQLKALDKNDTAYHWNLRVLDLSANELERVVLINNTLPSLHALNLSHNRFWTVPTNMPYNLEVADLSHNYLVQILPGSLDRLPRLRRFYLHANRFSWVPEGVFDRLEGLELLTLGDNPWACEEEENITRLLRWAEDTRATVLGCPCYTRPTCGQAQLATPGGGWHFASYTEPPLGADSREIGRGGPPPARSSVVTSGYLAKSALLEPGSHGERGAVTNSGDQTIFVFTSTPTHRRSTSTTGLPRSAAKKPQPGSTRSVGHGLHTQIPCSAVAVNLLVTVAAFKSLLN comes from the exons ATGGAGAGGATTAG AGCCCTCATCACAGCCCCCAGAACCCCACTGGCCTGCCTACTCCTGCTGCTTCTGTCGGGGGTCCTGGGGGGGCTGGTCCTGTCCATTTGCCCGTCAGTGTGCTCCTGCAGCCGGGGCCACCGTGTGGTGGACTGCTCCTCACGCCACCTCACACACCTGCCACCTGGCCTGCAGCACAACATCCGCTTCCTCAACCTCTCACACAACAG TCTTGGTGGTCTGGACGGCCAGCTGAGCCACTATGCCCACCTACGCACCCTGGACCTGTCCTACAATCTCCTGGGTCGCTTTCCTTCCGGCCTGCCCAGGGCCCTGTGGGACATCCGGGCTGCCGGCAACCAGCTCAAAGCCCTGGACAAGAACGACACGGCCTACCACTGGAACCTGCGGGTCCTGGACCTGTCAGCCAACGAGCTGGAGAGGGTGGTCTTAATCAACAACACTCTGCCCAGCCTACACGCCCTCAACCTGAGTCATAACCGGTTCTGGACTGTGCCCACCAACATGCCTTACAATCTGGAGGTGGCGGATTTGTCCCACAACTACCTGGTGCAGATCCTCCCAGGTTCATTGGACCGGCTGCCCAGGCTGAGGAGGTTCTACCTGCATGCCAATCGCTTCTCCTGGGTGCCGGAGGGGGTGTTCGACCGGCTGGAGGGCCTGGAGCTGTTGACGCTTGGGGATAACCCTTGGGCttgtgaggaggaggagaacatcACAAGGCTCTTGCGCTGGGCCGAAGACACCAGAGCCACCGTTTTGGGCTGCCCCTGTTACACCAGGCCAACGTGCGGGCAGGCCCAGCTGGCCACTCCAGGGGGAGGGTGGCACTTTGCCTCGTACACAGAGCCTCCGCTGGGGGCTGATTCCAGAGAGATAGGGCGCGGTGGCCCCCCACCAGCCAGGTCTTCTGTGGTTACGTCTGGGTACCTGGCTAAGTCGGCCTTGCTGGAACCAGGGAGCCACGGAGAAAGGGGGGCAGTCACCAACTCGGGGGACCAGACAATTTTTGTGTTCACATCCACCCCAACGCACAGGCGCTCCACAAGCACAACGGGACTCCCGCGCTCCGCTGCCAAGAAGCCCCAACCAGGAAGCACGAGGAGCGTAGGCCATGGGCTTCACACACAGATCCCGTGCTCGGCTGTCGCCGTGAACCTTTTAGTGACGGTGGCTGCCTTTAAAAGCCTTCTGAACTGA